A portion of the Perognathus longimembris pacificus isolate PPM17 chromosome 20, ASM2315922v1, whole genome shotgun sequence genome contains these proteins:
- the Gipr gene encoding gastric inhibitory polypeptide receptor — MMPNSRPRRWLLLLLYLWGLPLPSAETTSEGQTTGELYQRWERYRRECQETLEASEPPAGLACNGSFDMYVCWDYAAPNITARASCPWYLPWHRHVAAGFVLRHCGSNGQWGPWRDHTQCENPEKNGAFQDQRLILERLQVVYTIGYSLSLVTLVLALFILSCFRRLRCTRNYIHMNLFMSFMLRAAAILTRDRLLSPPGPYPRDQAPTLWNQALGTCRMAQILTQYCVGANYTWLLVEGVYLHRLLVRVGGSEEGHFRCYLLLGWGAPACFVIPWVIVRYLYENTQCWERNEVKAIWWIIRTPILITILINFLIFLRILGILVSKLRTRQMRCPDYRLRLARSTLTLVPLLGVHEVVFAPVTEEQARGALRLAKLGFEIFLSSFQGFLVSVLYCFINKEVRSEMRRGWYHRRLHRRLSQESRQPLPPPPGRPCQAVPPGEIPIGRTSSSGALPGHGDQASRVSESYC; from the exons ATGATGCCAAATTCTCGGCCCCGGCGTTGGTTGCTGTTGCTGCTTTATCTGTGGGGACTGCCACTCCCGAGTGCGGAG ACCACCTCAGAGGGGCAGACGACAGGGGAGCTGTACCAGCGCTGGGAGAGGTACCGCCGGGAGTGCCAGGAGACCCTGGAGGCCTCTGAGCCACCTGCAG GCCTCGCTTGTAATGGGTCCTTCGATATGTACGTCTGCTGGGACTACGCTGCACCCAACATCACTGCCCGAGCGTCCTGCCCCTGGTACCTGCCCTGGCACCGCCATG TGGCTGCTGGCTTTGTTCTCCGCCACTGTGGCAGTAATGGCCAATGGGGACCTTGGCGAGACCATACTCAGTGTGAGAATCCAGAGAAGAATGGGGCCTTTCAG GACCAAAGACTGATTTTGGAGCGGTTGCAGGTCGTTTACACCATCGGCTACTCGCTGTCCCTTGTCACTCTGGTGCTAGCCCTGTTCATCCTGAGTTGCTTTAG GCGACTGCGGTGCACTCGTAATTACATCCACATGAACTTGTTTATGTCCTTCATGCTCCGGGCTGCAGCCATCCTCACTCGAGATCGATTACTGTCTCCACCTGGCCCCTACCCCAGGGACCAGGCCCCCACACTGTGGAACCAG GCCCTGGGCACCTGTCGCATGGCACAGATCTTGACCCAGTACTGCGTGGGTGCCAACTACACGTGGCTGCTGGTGGAGGGCGTGTACCTGCACCGCCTCCTGGTGCGGGTGGGCGGCTCAGAGGAGGGACACTTCCGCTGCTACCTGCTCCTGGGCTGGG GGGCCCCTGCGTGTTTCGTCATTCCCTGGGTGATCGTCAGGTACCTGTACGAGAACACGCA gTGCTGGGAGCGTAATGAAGTCAAGGCCATTTGGTGGATCATTCGCACCCCCATCCTAATAACCATCTTG ATTAACTTCCTCATCTTTCTCCGAATTCTTGGCATCCTTGTGTCCAAACTGAGGACACGACAGATGCGCTGCCCCGACTACCGACTGAG GCTAGCTCGCTCCACGCTGACGCTGGTGCCCCTGCTGGGTGTCCACGAGGTGGTGTTTGCTCCTGTGACCGAGGAACAGGCGCGCGGAGCCCTGCGCTTGGCCAAGCTTGGCTTTGAGATCTTCCTAAGCTCTTTCCAG GGCTTCCTGGTCAGCGTCCTGTACTGCTTCATCAACAAGGAG GTGCGGTCCGAGATGCGGCGGGGCTGGTACCACCGCCGCCTACACCGCAGGCTCAGCCAGGAGTCCCGCCAGCCGCTGCCGCCGCCCCCCGGGCGCCCCTGCCAGGCCGTGCCCCCCGGAGAGATCCCCATCGGCCGCACCTCGTCCTCAGGTGCCCTGCCAGGACACGGCGACCAAGCCAGTAGGGTCTCAGAAAGTTACTGCTAG
- the Snrpd2 gene encoding small nuclear ribonucleoprotein Sm D2 — MSLLNKPKSEMTPEELQKREEEEFNTGPLSVLTQSVKNNTQVLINCRNNKKLLGRVKAFDRHCNMVLENVKEMWTEVPKSGKGKKKSKPVNKDRYISKMFLRGDSVIVVLRNPLIAGK, encoded by the exons AT GAGTCTCCTCAACAAGCCCAAAAGTGAGATGACCCCAGAGGAGCTGCAGAAGCGGGAGGAAGAGGAATTTAACACAGGTCCACTCTCCGTGCTCACGCAGTCAGTCAAGAACAACACCCAGGTGCTCATCAACTGCCGCAACAACAAGAAGCTCCTAGGCCGGGTGAAGGCCTTTGATAG GCACTGCAACATGGTCCTGGAGAATGTGAAGGAGATGTGGACCGAGGTCCCCAAAAGTGGCAAGGGCAAGAAGAAGTCCAAGCCGGTCAACAAGGACCGCTACATCTCCAAGATGTTCCTGCGCGGGGACTCAGTCATCGTGGTCCTGCGGAACCCCCTCATCGCGGGCAAGTAG